The following proteins are co-located in the Acidobacteriota bacterium genome:
- a CDS encoding M20/M25/M40 family metallo-hydrolase — protein MFRSAVAAVALSAVILTPGGVSTSAQSSAARVDAVLRSPAVQRAFHVLDRDHDRLIADIVALTQITAPPFKEDARATAYLERLRAAGLADVERDAEGNVMGLYRGDGTGPLIVVASHLDTVFPEGTDVRVRRDGTRLFAPGIGDNSRSLAVLLAIVRAMLEANVQTAGDILFVGNVGEEGPGDLRGVKYLFTQGRYKGRISRFVSIDGAGSGSHITTGGVGSRRYRVRFAGPGGHSYGAFGLVSPAFALGKAMDKLSRISVPVQPRTTFNVGVIGGGTSVNSIPSDVWADVDLRSEDAGELNRLETQFRTLMAEAAAEENNARSTRQGPVTVELTLIGDRPSGSTPRGSDIVDVATAVVRSAGMFPSYGTSSTDSNIPMSLGVPAITIDSGGEGGRAHAPDEWIDVAKSTSLPGVRNAMLLLLALAGLR, from the coding sequence GTGTTCCGATCTGCCGTTGCCGCGGTCGCGCTCTCCGCCGTCATCCTCACGCCCGGCGGCGTCAGCACGTCGGCCCAGTCATCCGCCGCCCGAGTCGACGCCGTTCTCCGGTCGCCGGCCGTGCAGCGCGCATTCCACGTCCTCGATCGCGACCACGACCGGCTGATCGCCGACATCGTCGCGCTCACCCAGATTACGGCACCGCCGTTCAAGGAAGACGCGCGTGCGACGGCCTATCTCGAGCGGCTGCGCGCCGCCGGCCTGGCCGACGTCGAGCGCGATGCCGAAGGCAACGTCATGGGCCTCTACCGCGGCGACGGCACCGGCCCGCTGATCGTCGTCGCCTCGCACCTCGACACGGTGTTCCCCGAAGGCACGGACGTGCGCGTGCGGCGCGACGGCACGCGCCTCTTCGCGCCTGGCATCGGCGACAACAGCCGATCGCTGGCGGTGCTGCTCGCGATCGTTCGCGCCATGTTGGAAGCGAACGTGCAGACGGCCGGCGACATCCTCTTCGTGGGCAACGTCGGCGAGGAAGGGCCGGGCGATCTGCGTGGCGTGAAGTACCTCTTCACGCAGGGCCGCTACAAGGGGCGCATCAGCCGCTTCGTCTCGATCGACGGCGCCGGCTCCGGCAGCCACATCACGACGGGCGGCGTCGGGAGCCGTCGCTACCGCGTGCGGTTCGCCGGGCCAGGCGGGCACAGCTACGGCGCGTTCGGCCTCGTCAGCCCGGCCTTCGCGCTCGGCAAGGCAATGGACAAGCTCTCGCGCATCAGCGTGCCGGTGCAGCCGCGCACGACGTTCAACGTCGGCGTCATCGGCGGCGGCACGTCGGTGAACTCGATCCCGTCGGACGTCTGGGCTGACGTGGACTTGCGATCCGAAGATGCCGGAGAGCTCAATCGGCTGGAGACACAGTTCAGGACCCTCATGGCCGAGGCCGCCGCCGAAGAGAACAACGCGCGCTCGACGCGGCAGGGGCCGGTGACGGTCGAGCTGACGCTCATCGGCGATCGGCCCAGCGGCAGCACGCCCCGCGGCAGCGACATCGTCGACGTCGCCACGGCCGTGGTGCGGTCGGCCGGCATGTTCCCGTCGTACGGCACGAGCAGCACCGACTCGAACATCCCGATGAGCCTCGGCGTTCCGGCCATCACGATCGACTCTGGCGGCGAGGGCGGCCGCGCGCACGCACCCGACGAGTGGATCGACGTCGCCAAGAGCACCAGCCTTCCGGGTGTCCGGAACGCGATGCTCCTGCTGCTGGCACTGGCAGGGCTGCGATAG
- a CDS encoding TolC family protein, translated as MGIGMRTIAPCVLVCVSANVTAAQGRPLTLSDVLARARERAPEIVSARLAVEEARGRLAGASLRLQSNPEIDVAVGNRDGTGTRSTDFEFGLAQAFEPRLRRTARIAAVDAAIAGRRADVDHVTRLVLRDALAASYRVLHANERIALLASAFDLANTIYTSADRRYRAGDIAVLDVNIARASLARVRAEREEASARKAAALGELKRLLRTEEDIDVTGSLGPSGQVDLVAALESASARPELRSLEAAIQEAEAEVRLSLTYTKPEYGLDARYSREEGDQILVGGLKIALPAFSRGQEQRAVASARAARLRSDLAAARARGEIEVRAAFETLSRRQAALRILETDALPGLEENAQLATRSFDVGQIGLPELLLIRREILDTRVQFLDALLEAALARADFDASAGLLR; from the coding sequence ATGGGCATTGGGATGAGAACCATCGCGCCGTGTGTGCTCGTTTGCGTGTCCGCAAACGTCACGGCGGCACAAGGTCGGCCTCTCACGCTTTCCGACGTGTTGGCGCGCGCTCGCGAACGTGCGCCCGAGATCGTCAGCGCGCGACTCGCGGTCGAAGAGGCACGAGGAAGACTCGCGGGCGCGTCGTTGCGCCTGCAGTCGAATCCGGAGATCGACGTGGCCGTCGGCAACCGCGATGGCACGGGAACCCGATCGACCGATTTCGAGTTCGGCCTCGCTCAGGCGTTCGAACCCCGTCTTCGGCGGACGGCGCGTATCGCCGCGGTCGATGCCGCGATCGCCGGGAGGAGGGCCGACGTCGATCACGTCACCCGGTTGGTCCTCAGGGACGCTCTTGCCGCGTCCTACCGCGTCCTTCACGCCAACGAGCGGATCGCGCTTCTCGCATCGGCCTTCGATTTGGCCAACACGATCTACACCTCGGCCGACCGCCGCTATCGAGCGGGAGACATTGCGGTGCTCGACGTGAACATCGCACGCGCATCACTGGCTCGTGTGCGAGCCGAGCGCGAAGAGGCCTCGGCCAGGAAGGCGGCGGCACTTGGCGAATTGAAACGATTGCTCCGTACTGAGGAAGACATCGACGTCACGGGCTCGTTGGGACCCAGCGGCCAGGTCGACCTTGTCGCGGCCCTGGAGTCAGCGTCCGCGCGTCCGGAACTTCGGTCGCTCGAGGCCGCGATTCAGGAGGCGGAGGCCGAGGTCCGGCTGAGCCTGACCTACACCAAGCCCGAGTACGGACTCGATGCCAGGTACTCCCGAGAGGAAGGCGACCAGATCCTCGTCGGTGGCCTGAAGATCGCGCTGCCGGCCTTTTCCCGAGGGCAGGAACAGCGGGCGGTGGCCTCCGCGCGTGCCGCGCGCCTCCGTTCGGATCTCGCGGCGGCTAGAGCCCGCGGTGAGATCGAAGTGCGTGCCGCGTTCGAGACACTCAGCCGTCGACAGGCTGCGCTCCGGATTCTGGAAACCGACGCCCTTCCCGGCCTCGAAGAGAACGCACAGCTCGCCACGCGAAGCTTCGATGTCGGGCAGATCGGCCTTCCGGAGCTGCTCCTCATCCGTCGCGAGATCCTCGACACCCGTGTTCAGTTCCTGGACGCCCTTCTGGAGGCCGCACTGGCTCGTGCCGACTTCGACGCCAGCGCAGGATTGCTGCGATGA
- a CDS encoding sodium:solute symporter family protein, with translation MSLATLDWAVLVLYFVVITAIGLVVGARVRRTGEYFLGERKFGPWLMIGQSFGVGTHAEMPVALAGAVYTSGASAIWFQWKNLFITPFYWIMAPVFRRIRRTTMAEFTEDRYGRWMGGIYIVFAVCYLVINTGSMLKGAGKVISQATGGGVAVNDIVIWMTVLFMLYSFVGGLVAAAWTDLFQGVLIIVLSFMLIPLGWGIVGGMEGMRASLEPFRFSLATPSGIGPWAIAMLTVNGLVGIMAQPHQLAAVGTGRDERTCRVGMLFGNMVKRVCTIGWALVGLIVAAMVAQGHVDGATVVDAENAFGLACRLLLVPGALGLMIASILAANMSTCSAFLVDAGALFTEGLYRRHVAPGRADRHYLWVGRISGFAISLLGVLYAIYLIETVLYTFLLTETLATFIGISVLGGIVWRRANRWGALASLVGSMATNFALYAWMGQRLDAWDPNVLLAALLVGIALLVGVSLATPPEPAVGIDGFYRRLHTSSDHGADTDAGRHPLLLVDLLHLARRARGHGWRAYREDLWGFALGFIIVAALVVGTMAMLRM, from the coding sequence ATGTCGTTGGCCACGCTCGACTGGGCGGTTCTCGTCCTGTACTTCGTCGTCATCACGGCCATTGGGCTCGTCGTCGGCGCGCGTGTGCGCCGCACCGGCGAGTACTTCCTTGGCGAGCGGAAGTTCGGCCCGTGGCTGATGATCGGCCAGAGCTTCGGCGTCGGCACCCACGCCGAGATGCCGGTGGCCCTTGCCGGCGCGGTCTACACCTCGGGCGCGTCGGCGATCTGGTTCCAGTGGAAGAACCTCTTCATCACGCCGTTCTACTGGATCATGGCGCCCGTCTTCCGGCGGATCCGCCGGACGACGATGGCGGAGTTCACGGAGGATCGGTACGGCCGCTGGATGGGCGGCATCTACATCGTGTTCGCCGTGTGCTATCTCGTCATCAACACCGGCAGCATGCTGAAGGGCGCCGGCAAGGTGATCAGCCAGGCCACCGGCGGCGGCGTCGCCGTGAACGACATCGTCATCTGGATGACCGTGCTGTTCATGCTCTACAGCTTCGTCGGCGGGCTCGTCGCCGCCGCATGGACCGACTTGTTCCAGGGCGTGCTGATCATCGTGCTGTCGTTCATGCTCATCCCGCTCGGCTGGGGGATCGTCGGCGGCATGGAGGGCATGCGCGCGTCGCTGGAGCCGTTCAGGTTCTCGCTGGCGACGCCGTCGGGCATCGGGCCATGGGCGATCGCGATGCTGACCGTCAACGGCCTGGTCGGGATCATGGCGCAGCCGCATCAGCTCGCCGCCGTCGGCACGGGCCGCGACGAGCGCACCTGCCGCGTTGGCATGCTGTTCGGAAACATGGTCAAGCGCGTCTGCACGATCGGCTGGGCGCTCGTCGGCCTGATCGTTGCCGCGATGGTGGCGCAGGGGCACGTGGATGGCGCGACGGTCGTGGACGCGGAGAACGCGTTCGGCCTCGCGTGCCGGCTGCTGCTCGTGCCCGGCGCGCTCGGGCTGATGATCGCATCGATCCTCGCGGCGAACATGTCCACGTGTTCGGCGTTCCTGGTGGACGCCGGCGCGCTGTTCACCGAGGGGCTGTATCGGCGGCACGTCGCGCCAGGACGAGCCGACCGCCACTACCTCTGGGTCGGGCGGATCAGCGGCTTCGCGATCAGCCTGCTCGGCGTGCTGTACGCCATCTATCTGATCGAGACGGTGCTCTACACGTTTCTCCTGACCGAAACGCTCGCGACGTTCATCGGCATCAGCGTTCTGGGCGGCATCGTGTGGCGCCGCGCCAACCGCTGGGGCGCGCTCGCGAGCCTCGTCGGATCGATGGCGACGAACTTCGCGCTGTACGCATGGATGGGACAGCGGCTCGATGCCTGGGATCCCAACGTCCTTCTGGCTGCGCTCCTCGTCGGCATCGCGCTGCTCGTCGGCGTCAGCCTGGCGACGCCGCCAGAGCCGGCGGTTGGGATCGATGGTTTCTATCGCCGGCTCCACACGTCCAGCGATCACGGCGCGGATACGGACGCAGGCCGCCATCCGTTGTTGCTCGTCGACCTGCTGCACCTGGCCCGTCGCGCCCGCGGGCATGGCTGGCGAGCCTATCGGGAAGATCTCTGGGGCTTCGCCCTCGGCTTCATCATCGTCGCCGCCCTCGTCGTCGGAACGATGGCCATGTTGCGCATGTAA
- a CDS encoding PIN domain-containing protein: MSYSLDANVLLFASDRSSERHAAAREFLESCAASPKVLCVTWPTLMGYLRIATHPSIFSAPLTPEEALANVQAILALPQARVVSEQDDFMDAYLHVTADTVVRGNLVPDAHVASILFQNGVRTLYSNDRDFRKFETLDVRDPFA; encoded by the coding sequence TTGAGCTACTCACTCGACGCCAACGTGCTCCTCTTCGCCTCGGATCGATCGAGCGAGCGACACGCTGCAGCGCGCGAGTTCCTGGAATCGTGCGCTGCCAGTCCCAAGGTGCTCTGCGTGACCTGGCCGACGCTTATGGGCTATCTCCGCATCGCCACGCACCCGAGCATCTTTTCGGCGCCTCTGACACCCGAGGAAGCCCTCGCCAACGTCCAGGCCATCCTGGCGTTGCCGCAGGCACGCGTGGTGTCCGAGCAGGATGACTTCATGGACGCCTACCTGCACGTCACAGCCGACACCGTGGTCCGCGGCAACCTCGTGCCGGACGCACACGTCGCGTCCATCCTGTTTCAGAACGGGGTGCGGACGCTCTACTCGAACGACCGCGACTTTCGGAAGTTCGAGACGCTCGACGTACGGGATCCATTCGCGTAG
- a CDS encoding ester cyclase, translated as MSSLNEANVGRALAEWNAGNLEGYLALYDENIRLHGYSPEPMTKPEVRGFYEMIHRAYDGPQLVFHDVFSAGDRVAIRFTMTGVHRGEFLGIAPTGRHIAVDGITILRFANGRCVERWSSVDRYAWLAQLGAAPPIG; from the coding sequence ATGAGCTCGCTGAACGAGGCGAACGTGGGGCGGGCACTGGCCGAGTGGAATGCCGGCAACCTCGAGGGGTACCTCGCGTTGTACGACGAGAACATCAGGCTGCACGGCTACTCGCCGGAGCCGATGACCAAGCCCGAGGTGCGCGGCTTCTACGAGATGATCCACCGCGCGTACGACGGTCCGCAGCTCGTGTTCCACGACGTGTTCAGCGCCGGCGATCGTGTCGCGATCCGCTTCACGATGACGGGCGTCCACCGTGGCGAGTTTCTCGGCATCGCGCCCACCGGCCGCCACATCGCGGTCGACGGCATCACGATCCTGCGTTTCGCGAACGGCCGGTGCGTCGAGCGATGGTCGAGCGTCGACAGGTATGCCTGGCTGGCGCAGCTCGGCGCCGCGCCGCCGATCGGGTGA
- a CDS encoding MFS transporter codes for MLVLVALAYVAFGLVTAVIGVVISRFQEAYAVPLWVAGLLPFAFYLAYGVCSIPFGLWMDRRGGRPALVAGILLMTLGCFLFYVATSWILMLAMVFLIGAGVTAIQTAGNPIIRDLDVPAKYSANLTIIIGIGALGYAISPVLVPYFESTGWSWQSVYLVFGVVNLALLVAIAAARFPAAHTTAQEQVQLDTIVALLKHPVVAAYALGIFMYVGAEVGVSSYIVSYMQAVHGMGLQDSLWPPGSFWHTAFPSASALAVALFWGLQAIGRIAIGPLMQVVSPKRLLVIGSGLCIVSLAVALVGSSRTALVAFALNGLFTCASFTLVFSAVVQSFETNHGTLSGILCTAVVGGAIIGALVGAAGEAWGMRAGMALNLVPFLYVFLLAVFGRGTLDVEPA; via the coding sequence TTGCTCGTCCTCGTCGCGCTCGCCTACGTCGCGTTCGGCCTCGTGACGGCGGTCATCGGCGTCGTGATCAGCCGCTTTCAAGAGGCGTATGCGGTGCCGCTCTGGGTGGCTGGCCTCCTGCCGTTCGCGTTCTACCTGGCCTACGGCGTCTGCTCGATCCCCTTCGGCCTGTGGATGGATCGACGCGGCGGCCGGCCCGCGCTCGTCGCCGGCATACTGTTGATGACGCTCGGCTGCTTCCTCTTCTACGTCGCGACGTCCTGGATCCTGATGCTGGCGATGGTGTTCCTCATCGGGGCGGGCGTCACGGCGATCCAGACCGCTGGCAACCCCATCATCCGCGACCTCGACGTGCCCGCGAAGTACTCGGCGAACCTGACGATCATCATCGGGATCGGCGCGCTGGGCTACGCAATCAGTCCCGTCCTCGTGCCGTATTTCGAGTCGACCGGCTGGTCCTGGCAGTCGGTGTACCTGGTGTTCGGCGTGGTGAACCTGGCGTTGCTCGTGGCGATCGCGGCCGCGAGGTTTCCCGCGGCGCACACTACCGCACAGGAACAGGTGCAGCTCGATACGATCGTCGCGCTGCTGAAGCACCCGGTCGTCGCGGCCTACGCCCTCGGCATCTTCATGTACGTGGGCGCGGAAGTGGGTGTGTCGTCCTACATCGTCAGCTACATGCAGGCGGTGCACGGCATGGGGCTTCAGGATTCGCTCTGGCCGCCGGGATCGTTCTGGCACACGGCATTTCCGTCGGCGTCGGCGCTCGCCGTTGCGCTGTTCTGGGGCCTGCAGGCGATCGGGCGCATCGCCATCGGACCGTTGATGCAGGTGGTGTCGCCGAAGCGCCTCCTCGTGATCGGCAGTGGGCTGTGCATCGTCAGTCTCGCTGTCGCGCTCGTCGGCTCGAGCCGCACGGCGCTCGTCGCGTTCGCGCTGAACGGGCTGTTCACCTGCGCGTCGTTCACGCTCGTCTTCAGTGCTGTCGTCCAGAGCTTCGAGACGAACCACGGCACGCTCTCGGGCATCCTGTGCACCGCCGTGGTCGGCGGTGCGATCATCGGCGCCCTCGTCGGTGCGGCCGGCGAGGCGTGGGGCATGCGCGCCGGGATGGCATTGAACCTCGTGCCGTTCCTGTACGTGTTCCTGCTCGCGGTGTTCGGCCGCGGCACGCTCGACGTGGAGCCGGCATGA
- a CDS encoding ROK family protein → MTRTTDVIGAVDVGGTKIAVGLVGDRGDVLSRVDLPTEPGRSFDDAMNRVIDALSGCLRHVRCALRGIGIGATGPIDHVTGAFGSVPFFPHWQGGNPAASLAGAFGVTVAVENDADAAALGEAEWGVGRGARRFIFVTVGTGIGGGIVIDGRLYRGAGGTHPELGHIVIEASGSPCTCGGRGCWEALAAGPAIAERYAAHARVSRVPAIAAHEVCALAREGDAVARDAVVREARYLGVGLATLITTFAPDVVALGGSVMGSYDLFEDVMRAAVREHCVLVPFTEDTIRTASLGADAGLVGAAQVWRHRFEEGHRNA, encoded by the coding sequence ATGACGCGCACGACCGACGTCATCGGCGCCGTCGATGTCGGCGGTACGAAGATCGCCGTCGGCCTCGTCGGCGATCGGGGCGACGTGCTGTCGCGTGTCGATTTGCCGACCGAGCCCGGCCGCAGCTTCGACGATGCGATGAATCGTGTGATCGACGCGCTGTCGGGCTGCCTCCGTCATGTGAGGTGTGCGTTGCGAGGCATCGGCATCGGCGCCACCGGGCCGATCGATCACGTCACCGGTGCGTTCGGCAGCGTGCCGTTCTTTCCGCACTGGCAGGGCGGCAATCCCGCTGCTTCGCTGGCCGGCGCCTTCGGCGTGACCGTCGCGGTCGAAAACGATGCCGATGCCGCGGCGCTGGGCGAGGCCGAGTGGGGCGTCGGCCGGGGTGCGCGGAGATTCATCTTCGTTACGGTCGGCACCGGCATCGGCGGCGGCATCGTCATCGACGGCCGGCTGTATCGGGGCGCCGGCGGCACACACCCGGAGCTCGGCCACATCGTCATCGAGGCGTCCGGGTCGCCGTGTACGTGCGGCGGGCGGGGCTGCTGGGAGGCCCTGGCGGCAGGGCCGGCGATCGCCGAGCGGTACGCCGCTCACGCTCGCGTCAGCCGCGTGCCAGCGATCGCGGCGCACGAGGTGTGCGCGCTCGCCCGCGAGGGCGACGCCGTTGCACGTGACGCTGTCGTGCGCGAAGCGCGCTATCTCGGCGTCGGGCTCGCAACCCTGATCACGACGTTCGCGCCAGACGTCGTCGCGCTGGGCGGCAGCGTGATGGGCAGCTACGATTTGTTCGAGGACGTGATGCGTGCCGCCGTTCGCGAGCACTGCGTTCTCGTGCCGTTCACCGAAGATACGATCCGCACGGCGAGCCTCGGCGCCGATGCCGGGCTCGTCGGTGCCGCGCAGGTGTGGCGCCACCGATTCGAGGAGGGACATCGCAACGCATGA
- a CDS encoding MmcQ/YjbR family DNA-binding protein: MASRPPFARVEAIGRALPDVEVGTAWGQPALKVRGRMFACIASHKSAEPNTLVVRMAVPARDALVEDDPATYYLEPHYVGYPCVLVRLPRVSAEALRDLLATAHRFVSGEGKTGTRRRVTTRRSR; the protein is encoded by the coding sequence ATGGCGTCGCGGCCGCCGTTTGCGCGCGTCGAGGCGATCGGCCGCGCGCTGCCGGACGTCGAGGTGGGAACGGCGTGGGGCCAGCCGGCGCTGAAGGTGCGAGGCAGGATGTTCGCGTGCATCGCCTCCCACAAGTCGGCCGAGCCGAACACGCTGGTCGTGCGGATGGCCGTGCCCGCACGCGATGCGCTGGTCGAAGACGATCCGGCGACCTACTACCTCGAGCCGCACTACGTCGGGTACCCGTGCGTGCTCGTCCGGCTGCCGCGCGTGTCGGCCGAGGCGCTCCGCGATTTGCTCGCGACTGCGCATCGGTTCGTGAGCGGCGAAGGGAAGACAGGAACGCGGCGGAGGGTCACGACGAGGAGGAGTCGATGA
- a CDS encoding antitoxin, with protein sequence MRTTVDIDDPVLREIKAIHEKEGRSMGAVVSELLADALARRRTGRERPAFRWTSRPMKALIDLSDKDAVYAALDGDRS encoded by the coding sequence ATGCGTACCACTGTTGACATTGACGACCCGGTCCTCCGGGAGATCAAGGCGATCCACGAGAAGGAAGGCCGTTCTATGGGGGCCGTGGTCTCGGAGTTGCTGGCCGACGCGCTGGCTCGGCGTCGCACGGGACGCGAACGCCCGGCCTTTCGGTGGACGTCGCGTCCGATGAAGGCGTTGATCGATCTCTCTGACAAGGACGCGGTGTACGCCGCGCTCGACGGAGATCGGTCTTGA
- a CDS encoding tyrosine-type recombinase/integrase — translation MLCKDDGTPLTRQGAGSRVRYAAHRAKVPTGVHILRHTFCSHLAMQGAPMRGVQELAGHQSLAMTQQYSRLTPASLDATIRLLEQRPVRRAVGDNLETPEGRNS, via the coding sequence GTGCTGTGCAAGGACGACGGCACGCCGCTCACGCGGCAAGGGGCGGGGTCACGCGTGCGGTATGCGGCGCACAGGGCGAAGGTGCCGACGGGCGTCCACATCCTCCGTCACACGTTCTGCTCGCATCTCGCGATGCAGGGCGCGCCGATGCGAGGCGTGCAGGAGCTGGCCGGACACCAGAGCCTGGCGATGACGCAGCAGTACTCGCGTCTGACGCCGGCGTCGCTCGACGCGACGATCCGATTGCTCGAACAGCGCCCTGTACGACGCGCGGTTGGAGACAATCTGGAGACGCCAGAGGGTCGAAACTCGTAG
- a CDS encoding SIS domain-containing protein, giving the protein MTHTIIEGGYLKDLLAQPAALDRTVERLEAETPLRELAGRLRDGAFRRIVLTGMGSSLYALYPLHLQLVARGWTSLWVETAELVYYQSRLLDAETLVVAVSQSGRSAETVRLLELNAGRAPVIGVTNTAGSPLALRSAAVMLTHAGEESTVSCKTYVASLATLHALGVVLQCDDVEAARRELGGAGAAVADYLAAWRAHAAECADLARGARCLFLAGRGASLAAALTGGLITKESTHFPTEGMSTAAFRHGPMEMLGPETLVVILGGAPPTRTLNAGIVEEIRALGHRAELVGEGARYRALRLPAVSEAVRPIVEILPVEMLTLGLASLFGREAGKFTLATKVTATE; this is encoded by the coding sequence ATGACGCACACGATCATCGAAGGCGGCTACCTGAAGGATCTGCTCGCTCAGCCGGCTGCGCTCGACCGGACGGTCGAGCGGCTTGAGGCGGAGACGCCATTGCGCGAGCTGGCCGGACGGCTGCGCGACGGCGCCTTCCGTCGCATCGTCCTCACCGGCATGGGGTCGTCGCTCTACGCGCTGTATCCGCTGCACCTCCAGCTCGTTGCGCGCGGGTGGACGTCGCTCTGGGTCGAGACGGCGGAGCTCGTCTACTACCAGTCGCGTTTGCTCGATGCCGAGACCCTCGTCGTCGCCGTCTCGCAATCGGGACGAAGCGCCGAGACCGTGCGTCTGCTCGAGTTGAACGCCGGGCGCGCGCCGGTGATCGGCGTGACCAATACCGCCGGGAGCCCGCTCGCCCTCAGGTCGGCGGCCGTGATGCTGACGCATGCTGGCGAGGAATCCACCGTCTCGTGCAAGACCTACGTGGCCAGCCTTGCGACTCTCCATGCACTTGGGGTGGTTCTGCAGTGCGACGATGTCGAGGCAGCGAGGCGTGAGCTGGGCGGGGCAGGTGCGGCGGTCGCGGACTATCTCGCGGCGTGGCGTGCGCACGCAGCGGAGTGCGCCGATCTTGCGCGCGGCGCGCGCTGTCTGTTTCTCGCGGGACGGGGCGCATCGCTGGCGGCGGCGCTGACTGGAGGTCTGATCACGAAGGAGTCGACACACTTTCCGACCGAGGGCATGAGCACCGCGGCGTTTCGTCACGGGCCGATGGAGATGCTGGGGCCGGAAACGCTCGTCGTGATCTTGGGCGGCGCGCCACCGACCCGCACGCTCAACGCCGGCATCGTCGAGGAAATCCGGGCGCTCGGCCATCGCGCCGAGCTCGTCGGGGAAGGGGCCCGCTACCGCGCGCTGCGGCTGCCCGCGGTCTCCGAAGCGGTGCGGCCGATCGTGGAAATCCTGCCGGTGGAGATGCTCACGCTCGGCCTCGCATCGCTCTTCGGGAGGGAGGCCGGGAAGTTCACGCTCGCGACCAAGGTCACGGCGACGGAGTAG
- a CDS encoding PQQ-binding-like beta-propeller repeat protein, whose product MSLSTPPSDRGEPGRRATSPRSIRLEWAPMPKHMTGVGLAATLVVIAHVLTLAQTATSIAPLRTTPVEKFTVNPGHRDWGPTVLAGTTIVGGNSTNRGGLFAVDTITGKLKWAFRPTGTASGNPFVSTVPALSGGLAIVPMGNTLVAVTIATGLEAWRGPATAQSTAVAADAGTAFVLGEDANLHALDAMTGREKWAAAFPRRGSCDSVPVATGGSVYVTRNVLVKAADAYQPASYARHLVALDTNTGQERWRYPASSAGNVNICINQAVVAGARYYAVNGVTLYGIDLQTGRDLWPPVEVRAPYDGRERAFRLSGLVDAGDVLIGVTQVALVAFDKATGQRAWLLPGQYRQEERAIAVAGGVLYVQGHPGAKPTTETSGRIVYQGGKPIEQTPVLPGGNLNAIDLATRTVLWTFTRPTAEPNWSFGYITPADGGLWVDSYQALIKLQ is encoded by the coding sequence GTGAGTCTCTCAACGCCACCGTCTGACCGCGGTGAACCCGGCAGAAGGGCGACGAGCCCCAGATCCATTCGTCTAGAATGGGCACCGATGCCAAAGCACATGACCGGAGTCGGCCTGGCCGCCACTCTCGTGGTGATCGCGCATGTGCTCACGCTCGCGCAGACCGCGACGAGCATCGCTCCGCTGCGGACCACGCCCGTTGAGAAGTTCACCGTCAATCCCGGTCATCGTGACTGGGGGCCAACCGTGCTCGCCGGGACGACGATCGTCGGAGGAAACTCGACGAATCGCGGTGGTCTGTTCGCCGTCGATACCATCACCGGGAAACTGAAGTGGGCATTCCGTCCCACCGGCACCGCCAGTGGCAACCCATTCGTCTCGACGGTACCAGCCTTGTCGGGCGGGCTCGCCATCGTGCCGATGGGCAACACCCTCGTCGCAGTGACGATCGCTACAGGCCTCGAGGCGTGGCGTGGACCGGCAACAGCGCAGTCGACAGCGGTCGCGGCCGATGCCGGTACGGCATTCGTGCTCGGCGAAGACGCGAACCTCCATGCGCTCGATGCCATGACGGGGCGCGAGAAATGGGCTGCGGCGTTCCCGCGCCGGGGATCGTGCGACTCGGTTCCGGTTGCGACGGGCGGAAGCGTCTACGTGACGCGCAACGTGCTCGTGAAGGCTGCGGACGCGTATCAGCCCGCGAGCTACGCCCGGCACCTGGTGGCGCTCGACACGAATACCGGCCAGGAACGCTGGCGGTATCCCGCTTCGTCGGCTGGCAACGTCAACATCTGCATCAACCAGGCGGTCGTGGCGGGCGCCAGATACTACGCTGTCAACGGCGTGACGTTGTACGGCATCGACCTCCAGACAGGCCGCGACCTCTGGCCGCCGGTCGAGGTCCGTGCTCCATATGATGGCCGCGAGCGCGCGTTCCGCCTCTCTGGACTAGTCGATGCGGGGGATGTGCTGATCGGTGTGACACAAGTTGCGCTGGTGGCGTTCGACAAGGCGACGGGTCAGCGCGCATGGCTGCTGCCAGGACAATACCGCCAGGAAGAGCGAGCCATCGCCGTTGCCGGAGGCGTGCTCTACGTGCAGGGCCACCCGGGTGCGAAGCCCACCACGGAAACTTCGGGGCGAATCGTCTACCAGGGCGGCAAGCCGATCGAACAGACGCCAGTGCTGCCTGGCGGGAACTTGAACGCGATCGATCTGGCGACCCGCACCGTCCTGTGGACCTTCACGCGCCCCACGGCGGAACCCAACTGGTCGTTCGGGTACATCACTCCGGCCGATGGGGGGCTGTGGGTGGATTCGTACCAGGCGTTGATCAAGCTCCAGTGA